In a single window of the Neoarius graeffei isolate fNeoGra1 chromosome 28, fNeoGra1.pri, whole genome shotgun sequence genome:
- the zbtb44 gene encoding zinc finger and BTB domain-containing protein 44 isoform X2, with protein MGVKTFTHNSPSHSQELLDKLNSLRSEGHFCDVTIRVQGQLFSAHKVVLACCSDFLKAKLSGKPSEDEASAEDNKAVLDLHHVTVAGFAPLLEYAYTSTLSISTENIIDVLAAASYMQMFAVANTCSEFMKSSILWNSSSASSNTATLHRPQEAPEGATTCTLTPLDALSPSPVSSECSAPERPVPVCRESRRKRKSFASPQPTSSSSPQVPNPSPSSSSFPESSAQTLEPSLAFSWTYPFGVDRRFTSEKAKLPEGLLESSAASGQDGGSRALVEYLSCEGPRALGVGGTVVVEEEEEDVQVKVERLSDEEAHEEASQPVSASHGSLTDQQNVPGSEHTQEDLLISPQSSSIGSMDEGVTEGLQSIQGTPNTTGHMEEDERLENVQYPYHLYISPSTRPGLNGPERPFQCPTCGVRFTRIQNLKQHMLIHSGIKPFQCDRCGKKFTRAYSLKMHRLKHEVSSSSQTT; from the exons ATGGGAGTGAAGACGTTTACACACAATTCACCCAGTCACAGTCAAGAGCTGTTGGACAAGCTCAATTCGCTGCGCAGCGAGGGCCATTTCTGCGATGTTACTATCCGTGTTCAGGGCCAGCTATTCTCTGCCCACAAGGTGGTGCTGGCTTGCTGCAGCGACTTCCTCAAAGCTAAGCTCTCGGGGAAGCCAAGCGAGGACGAAGCCAGTGCAGAGGACAATAAGGCAGTTCTGGACCTCCACCATGTTACAGTAGCGGGCTTCGCTCCACTGCTGGAATATGCCTACACATCCACACTGTCTATCAGCACGGAGAACATCATCGATGTCTTGGCTGCCGCCAGCTACATGCAGATGTTTGCAGTGGCCAACACTTGCTCAGAATTTATGAAGTCCAGCATCTTGTGGAACTCATCCTCAGCTTCCAGTAACACCGCCACTCTTCACCGGCCCCAGGAAGCTCCAGAAGGCGCCACAACTTGCACTCTGACTCCCCTGGATGCACTTTCACCCTCGCCAGTGTCTTCAGAATGCAGTGCACCTGAGCGGCCTGTCCCTGTGTGCCGTGAGTCACGCCGCAAGCGTAAAAGTTTCGCCAGCCCACAACCAACCTCCTCTTCCTCACCACAAGTCCCAAATCCTTCACCTTCATCATCGTCCTTCCCCGAGAGCTCTGCTCAGACCCTGGAACCTTCCCTTGCTTTTTCTTGGACTTATCCATTTGGTGTAGACCGCCgcttcacttcagaaaaagccaaaCTTCCTGAGGGGTTGCTGGAGTCTAGTGCAGCATCCGGACAAGATGGAGGCAGTCGGGCACTTGTGGAGTACTTGTCCTGTGAGGGCCCTCGGGCGCTGGGTGTGGGTGGGACAGTCGTGgtagaggaggaagaggaggatgtgCAAGTGAAGGTGGAGAGGCTAAGTGACGAAGAGGCACACGAAGAGGCATCACAGCCAGTCAGTGCCTCGCATGGCTCGCTGACTGACCAGCAAAATGTGCCTGGCAGTGAGCACACCCAGGAGGATCTGCTCATCAGCCCTCAGTCTTCATCCATAG GCTCCATGGATGAGGGGGTGACCGAGGGCCTCCAGTCCATCCAGGGCACTCCAAACACCACTGGCCACATGGAGGAGGACGAAAG GTTGGAAAATGTTCAGTACCCTTACCACCTGTACATCAGCCCTTCCACACGCCCGGGACTCAACGGGCCAGAGCGGCCATTCCAGTGCCCCACATGTGGAGTTCGCTttactcgaatccagaaccttaaaCAGCACATGCTCATCCACTCCG GCATTAAGCCATTCCAGTGTGACCGCTGTGGGAAAAAGTTCACACGGGCCTACTCCCTAAAGATGCACCGTCTGAAGCATGAAG